One Prevotella intermedia ATCC 25611 = DSM 20706 DNA window includes the following coding sequences:
- a CDS encoding acid phosphatase — protein MTKKTLLVGLLAMFSVTTFAQNAAKKIKDARTNPDLYYLQDGQQTSSLELLPTPPQPGSIQFLYDEAQYQWGKMQRNTPRGDQAVADARVGGDGVPNAFSEAFGIKISKETTPEIYKLVLNMREDAGDLATRSAKDHYMRVRPFAFYNEMTCNPEQQQELSTNGSYPSGHTAIGWATALVLSEINIDRQNEILERGYQMGQSRVICGYHWQSDVDAARVVSAAVVARLHADPAFQAQLEKAKKEFAKLQKEGKVAKSTFKAAN, from the coding sequence ATGACAAAAAAGACTTTACTTGTCGGTTTACTGGCTATGTTCTCAGTAACGACTTTTGCACAGAATGCAGCAAAGAAAATCAAAGACGCACGTACCAATCCAGACCTTTACTATCTTCAAGATGGCCAACAGACAAGTTCATTAGAACTTCTTCCAACTCCTCCACAGCCAGGTAGTATTCAATTCCTCTATGATGAAGCACAGTATCAGTGGGGAAAGATGCAGCGCAACACACCACGTGGCGACCAGGCTGTTGCCGATGCGCGCGTTGGTGGAGACGGTGTGCCTAACGCTTTCTCTGAAGCTTTTGGTATCAAAATCAGCAAGGAAACAACACCAGAGATTTATAAGCTTGTGCTGAATATGCGCGAAGACGCTGGCGATTTAGCAACACGCAGTGCTAAAGACCATTATATGCGTGTACGTCCATTCGCTTTCTATAATGAGATGACCTGTAATCCAGAGCAGCAACAGGAACTGTCAACCAATGGTTCTTATCCTTCAGGACACACTGCTATTGGTTGGGCAACGGCATTGGTACTTTCCGAGATTAACATTGACCGTCAGAATGAAATCCTTGAGCGTGGCTACCAGATGGGACAAAGCCGTGTTATCTGTGGTTACCACTGGCAAAGCGACGTTGATGCAGCACGTGTAGTGAGTGCTGCTGTCGTGGCTCGCCTGCATGCAGACCCAGCTTTCCAAGCTCAGCTGGAGAAAGCTAAGAAGGAGTTTGCCAAGTTGCAGAAAGAAGGCAAGGTTGCCAAGAGCACTTTCAAGGCAGCAAACTAA
- a CDS encoding OprO/OprP family phosphate-selective porin has product MKRIILFATCSLMVCAGAFAQQKEEPKLVVKPSGRILMDAGAMHSTDKTVDALLNDGAAIPDARIGFSATYDKWKVKVDVGFARQSLSLKDVNLDYKINNDELLRLGYFVHQFGLQSATSSSFKISMEEPLANQAFFNNRLIGAMYVHTADKFHATASLFAENDAMKMTTDKLGNEAWGAMTRLVWHPQIERGKIFHFGVSGAYESPRYNKNAANSHSSYTLRAPFPTRIANVSAQEATITDAKSLWKFSPELTAAFGNLGIESQYYYVAIKRDNALPNYKAWGAYGNVRYLLKGQGYTYTKNDAGIATPDPGAMELVAAYNYSTLTDKNANIFGGKVNDWSLTFNYYINKYMIWRVRASITRATENMAFADNTVSMLETRLQIKF; this is encoded by the coding sequence ATGAAAAGAATCATACTTTTCGCCACTTGCAGCTTAATGGTGTGCGCAGGTGCCTTCGCTCAACAGAAAGAAGAGCCGAAGTTAGTTGTTAAGCCATCAGGACGTATTCTCATGGACGCAGGTGCAATGCACTCAACCGACAAGACCGTTGATGCTCTGCTCAACGATGGTGCTGCTATTCCTGATGCTCGTATCGGCTTCAGTGCCACATACGATAAGTGGAAAGTAAAGGTTGATGTGGGCTTTGCACGCCAGAGCTTGTCGCTGAAAGACGTCAATCTCGACTACAAAATAAACAATGACGAATTGCTTCGCTTGGGCTACTTTGTTCATCAGTTCGGTTTACAGAGTGCAACATCTTCAAGCTTCAAGATTTCTATGGAAGAGCCTTTGGCTAACCAAGCTTTCTTCAACAATCGTCTGATAGGTGCGATGTATGTGCACACTGCCGACAAGTTCCACGCTACAGCATCTCTCTTTGCTGAGAACGATGCGATGAAGATGACCACCGACAAACTCGGCAATGAGGCGTGGGGAGCGATGACACGTTTGGTATGGCACCCACAGATAGAGCGTGGAAAGATTTTCCACTTTGGTGTCAGCGGTGCTTACGAGTCGCCACGTTATAACAAGAATGCGGCCAACAGCCACAGTTCATACACGCTGAGAGCTCCGTTCCCAACACGTATTGCAAATGTCAGTGCGCAAGAAGCAACCATCACCGATGCCAAATCGCTGTGGAAATTCTCTCCTGAACTGACTGCCGCTTTTGGTAATCTCGGCATAGAGTCGCAATACTACTATGTTGCCATCAAGCGTGATAACGCCCTGCCTAATTACAAGGCGTGGGGTGCTTATGGCAATGTCCGCTATTTGCTCAAAGGACAAGGTTACACCTATACCAAGAACGACGCAGGTATAGCTACACCAGACCCAGGTGCAATGGAGCTTGTTGCTGCTTACAACTACTCAACATTGACCGATAAGAACGCAAACATCTTTGGTGGTAAGGTAAATGACTGGTCGCTGACCTTCAACTACTACATCAACAAGTATATGATTTGGCGTGTACGTGCTTCTATCACTCGTGCAACAGAGAATATGGCATTCGCTGACAACACCGTATCAATGCTTGAGACACGTTTGCAGATTAAGTTCTAA
- a CDS encoding SIR2 family protein translates to MVNIPSELKKAIEADDLVLFIGAGLSWDLKNTDNESLEGWGKMVKSITSHLITEGDITDELKQICDALEPIETLKILEKKGISKREIGGFVKHYFTLRGGNDFSFHKKLFSLSTKIITTNYDKAFEKAIPELQEIKAYKGKDYELNRVKKDSVFLFKLHGCIDGIDSMVLFPSDYDGLYDDKGREAEHALHTLRILISNKTFLFIGTGLGDPQINGIFKEINRIQGIYDQKHYIITDKPLEDSLNFLTSIKVASYTEIPEVIDQLLEIKQVAEAEKSPQEKMLSEQLKESEKEIDSLTKKLSKVQNQNERQLLLLEREANNHFNIGLKHNLAGENLDALKEYKAATELKLKFPEAYNNWGNALAHLAQTKSGVEAEALYKDSFEKYDYATQLKPDYYEAYNNWGNALSDLAQIKSGVEAEALYNAAFEKYRHAAQLKPDDHEAYNNWGVALSDLAQIKSGVEAEALYKDSFEKYHHATQLKPDGYEAYYNWGNALFNLAQAKSGIEAEALYKDSFEKYHHATQLKPDDHKAYNNWGAALFNLAQTKSGVEAEALYNAAFEKYHQTTQIKPDYHDAYDNWGIALSGLAQLKSGVEAEALYKDSFEKYDYATQLKPNYYEAYNNWGNALSDLAQIKSGVEAEALYNAAFEKYRHAAQLKPDDHEAYNNWGVALSDLAQIKSGVEAEALYKDSFEKYHYATQLKPDGYEAYYNWGNALFNLAKAKSGIEAEALYKDSVEKYHQATQVKPDDHKAYNNWGAALFNLAQTKSGVEAEALYNAAFEKYHQATQIKPDYHNAYDNWGIALSGLAQLKSGNEAEKLYNEAFEKYQQAIKNGGKFYNLACLYAVRNKKKEALKCLERSLSRSEVSVEMVEKDKRWDGLRDDSGFKRILSNMKG, encoded by the coding sequence ATGGTAAATATACCTTCTGAATTAAAAAAAGCAATCGAAGCAGATGATTTAGTACTATTCATTGGTGCTGGTTTATCTTGGGACTTAAAAAACACGGACAACGAATCTCTTGAAGGATGGGGTAAAATGGTTAAATCTATAACTTCTCATCTGATTACGGAAGGAGACATCACAGATGAACTGAAACAAATTTGCGATGCATTAGAGCCGATAGAAACTCTTAAGATATTAGAAAAAAAAGGAATAAGTAAAAGAGAAATTGGTGGGTTTGTTAAGCACTATTTCACATTGAGAGGGGGGAATGATTTTTCTTTTCATAAAAAGTTGTTCAGCCTATCAACAAAGATTATTACTACCAATTATGATAAAGCTTTTGAAAAAGCCATTCCTGAACTCCAAGAAATAAAAGCATATAAGGGTAAAGATTACGAGCTAAACAGAGTGAAGAAAGATTCCGTCTTTTTGTTCAAATTGCATGGTTGCATAGATGGCATAGACTCTATGGTCTTATTTCCATCAGATTATGATGGTCTTTATGATGACAAAGGGCGAGAGGCAGAACATGCTTTACATACTTTGAGAATTCTCATATCCAATAAAACCTTCCTTTTTATTGGAACAGGTTTAGGCGACCCTCAAATTAATGGTATTTTTAAGGAAATCAACAGGATTCAAGGTATCTACGACCAAAAACACTATATCATAACCGATAAGCCGTTAGAGGATTCTCTTAATTTCCTAACTTCTATTAAGGTTGCTTCTTATACAGAAATTCCAGAGGTTATAGACCAACTTTTAGAGATTAAGCAGGTTGCAGAAGCAGAGAAAAGTCCTCAAGAGAAGATGCTTTCAGAACAACTTAAAGAGTCTGAAAAAGAAATTGATTCTCTTACAAAGAAACTTTCGAAAGTACAGAATCAGAATGAAAGACAACTACTCCTTTTAGAGAGAGAGGCAAACAATCACTTCAACATAGGGTTAAAGCATAATTTAGCTGGAGAAAACTTAGATGCTTTAAAAGAATATAAGGCTGCAACTGAATTAAAGCTTAAATTCCCTGAAGCATATAACAATTGGGGAAATGCTTTAGCCCATCTTGCACAGACCAAGTCTGGTGTCGAAGCTGAAGCACTATACAAAGATTCCTTTGAGAAGTATGATTATGCGACACAGCTTAAACCTGATTACTATGAAGCATATAACAATTGGGGAAATGCTTTAAGCGATCTTGCACAGATCAAGTCTGGTGTCGAAGCTGAAGCACTATACAACGCTGCCTTTGAGAAGTATCGTCATGCGGCACAGCTTAAACCTGATGACCATGAAGCATATAACAATTGGGGAGTTGCTTTAAGCGATCTTGCACAGATCAAGTCTGGTGTCGAAGCTGAAGCACTATACAAGGATTCCTTTGAGAAGTATCATCATGCGACACAGCTTAAACCTGATGGCTATGAGGCATATTATAATTGGGGAAATGCTTTATTCAATCTTGCACAGGCCAAGTCTGGTATCGAAGCTGAAGCACTATACAAGGATTCCTTTGAGAAGTATCATCATGCGACACAGCTTAAGCCTGACGACCATAAGGCATATAACAATTGGGGAGCTGCTTTATTCAATCTTGCACAGACCAAGTCTGGTGTCGAAGCTGAAGCACTATACAACGCTGCCTTTGAGAAGTATCATCAGACAACACAGATTAAGCCAGACTACCATGATGCATATGATAATTGGGGGATAGCTTTAAGTGGGCTGGCGCAGTTAAAATCTGGTGTCGAAGCTGAAGCACTATACAAGGATTCCTTTGAGAAGTATGATTATGCGACACAGCTTAAACCTAATTACTATGAAGCATATAACAATTGGGGAAATGCTTTAAGCGATCTTGCACAGATCAAGTCTGGTGTCGAAGCTGAAGCACTATACAACGCTGCCTTTGAGAAGTATCGTCATGCGGCACAGCTTAAACCTGATGACCATGAAGCATATAACAATTGGGGAGTTGCTTTAAGCGATCTTGCACAGATCAAGTCTGGTGTCGAAGCTGAAGCACTATACAAGGATTCCTTTGAGAAGTATCATTATGCGACACAGCTTAAACCTGATGGCTATGAGGCATATTATAATTGGGGAAATGCTTTATTCAATCTTGCAAAGGCCAAGTCTGGTATCGAAGCTGAAGCACTATACAAGGATTCCGTTGAGAAGTATCATCAGGCGACACAGGTTAAGCCTGACGACCATAAAGCATATAACAATTGGGGAGCTGCTTTATTCAATCTTGCACAGACCAAGTCTGGTGTCGAAGCTGAAGCACTATACAACGCTGCCTTTGAGAAGTATCATCAGGCAACACAGATTAAGCCAGACTACCATAATGCATATGACAATTGGGGGATAGCTTTAAGTGGGCTGGCTCAGTTAAAATCTGGCAATGAAGCTGAAAAACTATATAACGAAGCCTTTGAAAAGTATCAACAGGCTATTAAGAATGGAGGTAAGTTCTACAATTTGGCTTGTCTTTATGCCGTAAGAAACAAGAAAAAAGAAGCATTGAAGTGTTTGGAGCGTTCTCTTTCAAGAAGTGAAGTTTCTGTCGAAATGGTGGAGAAAGATAAAAGATGGGACGGACTTCGTGATGATTCAGGCTTTAAACGTATTCTCTCTAATATGAAAGGATAG
- a CDS encoding SLC45 family MFS transporter, whose translation MNKELKTRPDKSFWQLWNLSFGFFGVQIAYALQSANISRIFGTLGADPHSLSYFWILPPLMGIIVQPIVGTLSDKTWTRFGRRIPYLFVGATVAVLVMCLLPNAGSFGMAVSTAMVFGLISLMFLDTSINMAMQPFKMLVGDEVNEKQKALAYSIQSFLCNAGSLAGYVFPFLFTAIGIANEAPKGVVPDSVIYSFYIGAAILILCVLYTTAKVKEMPPKEYAEYHNLKETDNESKSNWIHLLKNAPATFWKVGLVQFFSWFAFMYMWTYTNGTIAANCWGVDMTASNATATLSYQEAGNWVGILFAVQAIGSVVWAMVLPMFKNRKLAYSLSLVLGGIGFVMASFVHDQYVMFVPFLLIGCAWAAILAMPFTFVTNALEGYGHMGAYLGLFNGTICIPQIIAAALGGVILHLVGSVQSNMMIVAGVALVAGALSVTIIKDVNKQ comes from the coding sequence ATGAATAAAGAATTAAAAACCCGCCCCGACAAAAGTTTCTGGCAACTATGGAACCTTAGCTTTGGGTTCTTTGGCGTACAAATAGCTTACGCATTGCAAAGCGCAAACATCTCACGCATATTCGGAACATTGGGTGCCGACCCACACAGCCTGAGCTATTTCTGGATTTTGCCACCGTTGATGGGCATTATTGTGCAACCGATTGTAGGAACATTGTCTGACAAGACGTGGACACGCTTCGGTCGCCGCATACCTTATCTGTTCGTCGGAGCTACTGTTGCCGTCCTCGTTATGTGCCTTTTGCCGAATGCAGGCTCGTTCGGTATGGCTGTTTCCACGGCGATGGTGTTCGGCTTAATCTCTTTGATGTTTCTCGATACGAGCATCAATATGGCGATGCAACCTTTCAAAATGCTCGTGGGCGACGAAGTAAACGAAAAGCAGAAGGCTTTGGCTTACTCTATCCAGAGTTTTCTTTGCAATGCAGGTTCGTTAGCGGGCTATGTGTTCCCCTTCCTCTTTACTGCCATTGGTATTGCCAACGAAGCACCGAAAGGCGTGGTTCCCGACTCGGTAATCTATTCGTTCTACATTGGTGCAGCCATTCTTATTCTGTGTGTACTCTACACTACAGCAAAGGTAAAGGAGATGCCACCGAAGGAATATGCGGAGTATCACAACCTGAAAGAAACCGACAACGAGTCGAAATCCAACTGGATACACCTCTTGAAAAATGCACCTGCCACTTTCTGGAAGGTTGGATTGGTACAGTTCTTCTCTTGGTTTGCCTTTATGTATATGTGGACTTATACCAACGGAACGATAGCTGCCAACTGCTGGGGCGTAGATATGACAGCCAGCAATGCTACTGCAACTTTAAGCTATCAGGAAGCTGGCAACTGGGTGGGCATACTCTTTGCCGTGCAAGCCATAGGCTCGGTGGTTTGGGCAATGGTGCTGCCAATGTTCAAAAACCGCAAGTTGGCTTATAGTCTTTCGCTCGTTTTGGGTGGTATAGGTTTTGTAATGGCTTCTTTCGTTCACGACCAATACGTTATGTTCGTTCCGTTCCTACTCATCGGTTGTGCTTGGGCAGCAATCCTTGCCATGCCTTTCACCTTCGTTACCAATGCGCTCGAAGGCTACGGACACATGGGTGCTTACCTTGGTTTGTTCAACGGAACCATCTGCATACCACAGATTATCGCAGCTGCCCTTGGCGGTGTCATCTTGCATCTTGTAGGTTCTGTGCAAAGCAATATGATGATTGTGGCAGGCGTTGCCCTTGTTGCTGGCGCACTGTCGGTAACGATTATCAAGGACGTAAACAAGCAATAA
- a CDS encoding LacI family DNA-binding transcriptional regulator — MVKNGSVTMKDIARELGVSVATVSRALKDSPRISAEKRDEIKRYAREHNFTPNIIAEALRKSKVQSLKVIGVIVPQFTHFYFSSILAGIEEEASARGYQLMVAQSDERYEREVEICKSFYENKVCGVIVSQAKDTAKYDHFQFLIDQNVPLVFYDRMSTGVNASRVVIDDYIGALSAVNHLINTGCRRIAYYGLSLNLEIGKNRYNGYRDTLLKHGIQPDEQLIRMCDNRSDAESITPDLMSIPNPPDGFFAVNDDTAIGILYSCKRMGLRVPEDVSICGFTNCERAVACDPMLTTVEQRGVRVGEEAASILINKVEGVLPIDSIEKRVVRTRLIVRGTTR, encoded by the coding sequence ATGGTCAAAAATGGAAGTGTTACGATGAAAGATATTGCACGGGAACTTGGCGTTTCCGTTGCCACTGTTTCGCGTGCACTGAAGGATAGTCCACGCATTTCTGCTGAGAAGAGGGACGAAATAAAGCGTTATGCCCGTGAGCACAACTTCACTCCGAATATCATAGCCGAAGCATTGCGCAAAAGCAAAGTGCAATCGCTGAAAGTTATTGGTGTAATCGTGCCACAGTTTACGCATTTTTATTTTTCTTCCATATTGGCAGGAATCGAAGAAGAGGCTTCGGCACGTGGCTATCAGCTAATGGTTGCCCAGAGCGACGAACGCTATGAGCGGGAAGTAGAGATATGCAAGTCGTTCTATGAGAATAAAGTTTGCGGTGTAATCGTATCGCAAGCGAAAGACACAGCCAAGTACGACCACTTCCAGTTCCTTATCGACCAGAATGTTCCGCTTGTCTTCTACGACCGTATGAGTACAGGCGTGAATGCCAGCCGTGTGGTCATTGACGACTACATAGGTGCGCTCTCTGCCGTGAACCACCTTATTAATACAGGGTGCAGGCGCATAGCCTACTACGGCTTGTCGTTGAATTTGGAAATCGGAAAGAACCGTTACAACGGTTATCGCGATACTTTGCTGAAACACGGCATACAGCCCGACGAACAACTCATTCGTATGTGCGACAACCGCAGCGATGCAGAGTCTATCACGCCCGACCTTATGAGCATTCCAAACCCTCCCGATGGTTTCTTCGCCGTGAACGACGACACAGCCATTGGTATTCTCTATTCGTGCAAGCGAATGGGGCTACGTGTTCCCGAAGATGTCTCCATCTGTGGTTTCACCAACTGCGAGCGTGCCGTAGCGTGCGACCCGATGCTGACCACGGTTGAGCAACGTGGTGTACGTGTGGGCGAAGAAGCTGCAAGCATACTTATAAATAAGGTGGAGGGCGTACTCCCCATCGACTCTATCGAGAAGCGTGTAGTGCGCACAAGGCTCATTGTTCGAGGCACAACACGATAA
- a CDS encoding SusC/RagA family TonB-linked outer membrane protein, with protein MKQVKSKFPVRIMTLILGLFLSISAFAQSTIKGLVKDASGEPVISASVLVTGTSNGVQTDFDGNFEINVAPGTQLTISYIGYVKQQVAAKNGMVVVLQPDGAQQMQEVVVIGYGAVKKGDLTGSVLAMKPDTKNKGLVVNAQDMMQGKMAGVNVTSDGGTPGGGAQIRIRGGSSLNASNAPLIVIDGVALDNTGVKGMSNPLSMVNPQDIESFNVLKDASATAIYGSRGSNGVIIITTKKGRANQPVAVSYAGSVTASVKKKTIDVMNGDEYRKFITDMFGAGSKQVAALGKANTDWQNEIYRTAWAQDHNVTVTGSVGNGTNSLPFRVSAGYTNNQGILKTSSFERYTAAVNLNPSLMNNHLNMNFNVKGMFAKNRFADGAAIGAAVSYDPTQSIYDYDSPDAANFGNYHAWRGVGLAASEDPTWPTTLNTLATKNPMAILNLKNDRSRSRDVIANAEFDYKVHGFEDLRLHVTAGADIAQGQQDTDIAPTSPLASYYGYNGWSKQLKRNLTFNAYAQYYHDFKDAAKNHFDIMAGYEWQHFWRKDKSRAIQYYPSTNSKAGQIYYDSGKDYNKDGILKDYVYSTENFLVSFFGRANWSLMDRYYITATFRADGASRFQNHWANFPSFAFAWKVKDENKFRDIKWLSDLKLRLGWGMTGQQEGIGDYNYFDIYQTGSGTNNEYPVTDDGTVVRPQAVNKALTWETTTTYNVGLDWGIFNQRLTGSIDWYYRKTTDLLNNSVTVSAGSNFRNQVPSNIGSLKNTGVEAALRWRAIESKDWYWTIDYNFTYNKNEITDLTGGKDPNLVVATGGISAGTGSNAQAHAVGHSASSFYVYQQVYDKNGKPIEGAVVDRNGDGQITPADKYFYKSPMAPVTMGLASRLEYKNWDFGFSLRANIGNYVFNDLMAGQANVSPAGVWASSEFLSNRPIESIKDNWQTGNAETVLSDRWVQNASFLKLDNITLGYSFADLFKTGGWHGLSGRVYGTASNLLTLTKYEGIDPEVFGGIDNNLYPRPMSFIVGLNLNF; from the coding sequence ATGAAGCAGGTAAAAAGCAAATTCCCTGTCAGGATAATGACGCTTATATTAGGTCTGTTCCTGTCTATCAGTGCCTTTGCACAATCGACCATCAAAGGTCTTGTAAAAGATGCTTCTGGCGAACCAGTTATTAGCGCATCGGTTCTTGTTACAGGAACCTCTAACGGCGTGCAGACTGACTTTGACGGAAACTTTGAAATCAATGTGGCACCAGGCACTCAACTAACAATTTCCTACATCGGATACGTTAAGCAGCAAGTTGCTGCAAAGAATGGTATGGTAGTTGTGCTCCAGCCAGACGGTGCGCAACAAATGCAGGAAGTAGTGGTTATCGGTTACGGTGCAGTGAAGAAAGGCGACCTTACAGGGTCGGTTCTCGCAATGAAACCAGACACAAAGAACAAAGGTCTTGTAGTAAACGCGCAGGATATGATGCAAGGCAAGATGGCTGGTGTGAACGTAACAAGCGATGGCGGTACCCCTGGTGGTGGCGCACAGATTCGTATTCGTGGTGGTTCTTCATTGAACGCATCTAACGCTCCGCTTATCGTTATTGATGGTGTGGCATTGGATAACACAGGTGTGAAGGGTATGTCGAACCCACTTTCTATGGTAAACCCACAAGACATCGAAAGTTTCAACGTATTGAAAGACGCTTCTGCAACAGCTATCTACGGTTCTCGTGGTTCTAACGGTGTCATCATCATCACCACAAAGAAAGGTCGTGCTAACCAACCTGTCGCTGTTTCATACGCTGGTAGCGTAACTGCAAGTGTTAAGAAAAAGACCATTGACGTAATGAATGGCGACGAATATCGTAAATTTATTACCGATATGTTTGGGGCTGGCAGCAAGCAAGTGGCTGCACTTGGCAAGGCTAACACCGATTGGCAGAACGAAATCTATCGTACAGCGTGGGCACAAGACCACAACGTTACTGTAACTGGTTCAGTAGGCAACGGTACTAATTCATTGCCTTTCCGTGTTTCTGCTGGTTACACAAACAACCAAGGTATCTTGAAGACCTCAAGCTTTGAGCGTTACACAGCTGCTGTTAACTTAAATCCATCGCTCATGAACAACCACTTGAATATGAATTTCAATGTGAAGGGTATGTTCGCAAAGAACCGTTTTGCAGATGGTGCAGCTATCGGTGCAGCCGTTTCTTACGACCCAACTCAAAGCATTTACGACTACGATTCACCTGATGCAGCGAACTTTGGCAACTATCACGCTTGGCGTGGTGTCGGTCTTGCTGCAAGCGAAGACCCAACATGGCCAACTACTTTGAACACTTTGGCAACAAAGAACCCTATGGCTATATTGAATTTGAAGAACGACCGCTCTCGCAGCCGCGACGTAATAGCAAATGCAGAGTTCGACTATAAGGTTCACGGATTTGAAGACTTGCGCTTGCACGTTACTGCTGGTGCCGACATTGCACAAGGACAGCAGGATACAGACATCGCACCAACTTCTCCATTGGCTTCTTACTATGGTTACAATGGTTGGAGCAAACAGTTGAAGCGCAACCTCACTTTCAACGCATACGCACAGTACTATCACGACTTTAAGGACGCTGCAAAGAACCATTTCGACATTATGGCGGGTTACGAGTGGCAACATTTCTGGAGAAAAGACAAGAGTCGTGCAATACAATATTATCCTTCAACCAACTCAAAGGCTGGCCAAATCTACTACGATAGTGGTAAAGACTACAACAAAGACGGTATTTTGAAAGATTATGTATACTCTACTGAGAATTTCCTCGTATCATTCTTCGGTCGTGCTAACTGGAGTTTGATGGACCGTTACTACATTACAGCAACCTTCCGTGCCGATGGTGCATCACGTTTCCAAAACCATTGGGCTAATTTCCCTTCATTCGCATTTGCTTGGAAAGTAAAGGACGAAAACAAATTCCGCGACATTAAGTGGTTGAGCGACTTGAAACTCCGCTTAGGTTGGGGTATGACGGGTCAGCAGGAAGGTATTGGCGACTACAACTACTTCGATATTTATCAAACAGGTAGCGGTACAAATAACGAATATCCAGTAACAGACGACGGAACTGTTGTTCGCCCACAAGCTGTAAACAAGGCTTTAACTTGGGAAACAACTACAACTTACAACGTCGGTCTCGACTGGGGTATATTCAACCAACGCCTCACTGGTAGCATTGATTGGTACTATCGTAAGACCACAGACCTTTTGAACAACAGTGTTACAGTTTCTGCTGGTTCTAATTTCCGCAACCAAGTTCCTTCTAACATCGGTTCGTTAAAGAACACTGGTGTTGAAGCAGCTTTGCGTTGGAGAGCTATCGAATCAAAAGATTGGTATTGGACTATCGATTATAACTTCACATACAACAAGAACGAAATTACCGACCTTACAGGCGGTAAGGACCCTAACCTTGTTGTTGCAACGGGTGGTATCTCAGCAGGTACTGGCAGTAATGCACAAGCACACGCTGTAGGACACTCTGCCTCTTCATTCTACGTTTATCAGCAAGTTTATGACAAGAATGGCAAACCAATCGAAGGAGCAGTTGTAGACAGAAACGGTGATGGACAAATTACCCCTGCCGACAAGTACTTCTACAAGAGTCCGATGGCTCCTGTTACAATGGGACTTGCTTCTCGTTTAGAGTATAAGAACTGGGACTTCGGTTTCTCTCTCCGTGCAAATATCGGCAACTACGTGTTCAACGATTTGATGGCTGGACAAGCTAATGTTTCTCCTGCTGGTGTATGGGCATCATCTGAATTCTTGTCAAACCGTCCAATAGAATCAATTAAAGACAATTGGCAAACAGGTAATGCTGAAACTGTTCTTTCAGACCGTTGGGTACAGAATGCCTCATTCTTGAAACTCGATAACATTACATTGGGTTATAGCTTTGCCGACCTATTCAAGACTGGTGGCTGGCATGGTTTGAGCGGACGTGTTTATGGTACTGCTTCCAACCTGCTTACACTTACAAAATATGAAGGTATAGACCCTGAAGTGTTTGGCGGTATTGATAATAATCTCTATCCTCGCCCAATGTCATTCATTGTAGGTCTGAACTTAAATTTCTAA